Proteins encoded in a region of the Zea mays cultivar B73 chromosome 2, Zm-B73-REFERENCE-NAM-5.0, whole genome shotgun sequence genome:
- the LOC103648266 gene encoding ribonuclease 3, with protein sequence MSGWSPDLNTFTDLLQSDGSPTTLPLDESSSLHRRSDVSASLPRALFPAARPPPYPYPYHLYQYPPSSYGQPPTSQAGIQASFPVRPYAPPPPAADGSQASFQIPPYAPPSYAPPPYGVPPYAPYAPPPYGAPHPYAPPTYGAPPPVAPLSVGSENQAEENPVPKEKRPKRLEWTKEDEEKLVNAWFMHSNDPISGNNKSGSSFWGQIAATYNSTSDPIRHRTAKQLKDHWVTYNREVTKFNGFYLQEERLRQSGADDAMVMDAAMARFEGKMGHPFKRHHWWQVVRHEPKWSAKHGLGSGSDSTANKRTRLGVSGEYSSGGTEDTEEEVPRPVGRDRAKAAARKTKTKGKGKEATSSESTSEAFKMKNLWGGLVKAKLLKQWNILKGRSTRDMDPAERRTHGRAVKMVEKELGLLDDEEEEPEAEREEEEDEDEIEESD encoded by the exons ATGTCGGGTTGGTCCCCAGATTTGAACACCTTCACGGATCTCTTGCAGTCCGATGGGTCACCTACAACCCTTCCGTTAGATGAGTCTTCTTCACTACATCGTCGCTCCGATGTTTCAGCCTCACTCCCCCGTGCACTATTTCCGGCTGCGCGTCCACCACCATACCCTTATCCCTATCATTTGTATCAATATCCACCGTCTTCATATGGTCAACCTCCAACTTCCCAAGCCGGAATTCAAGCCTCATTCCCGGTACGTCCGTATGCCCCTCCTCCACCTGCTGCGGACGGAAGTCAAGCTTCTTTCCAGATACCTCCATACGCCCCTCCTTCATATGCTCCACCTCCGTATGGAGTACCTCCTTATGCTCCATATGCTCCACCTCCGTATGGGGCACCTCATCCATATGCTCCACCTACGTATGGAGCACCTCCTCCAGTTGCACCTTTATCTGTTGGATCTGAGAACCAAGCTGAGGAAAATCCCGTGCCGAAGGAAAAGCGTCCAAAGAGGCTAGAGTGgacgaaggaagacgaggaaaagctG GTTAATGCTTGGTTTATGCATTCTAATGATCCCATCTCCGGCAACAATAAGAGCGGATCAAGTTTCTGGGGCCAAATAGCGGCAACATATAACTCCACCTCCGACCCTATCCGTCATCGAACCGCCAAGCAACTTAAAGATCATTGGGTCACCTACAACCGGGAGGTGACCAAGTTCAATGGATTCTACCTCCAAGAAGAAAGGTTGCGTCAGAGCGGAGCTGACGATGCAATGGTCATGGATGCAGCAATGGCGAGGTTCGAGGGTAAAATGGGGCATCCATTTAAGCGCCATCATTGGTGGCAAGTTGTTCGCCACGAGCCCAAGTGGTCAGCAAAGCATGGTCTTGGTAGTGGATCTGATTCGACTGCGAATAAGAGAACCCGACTCGGAGTCTCTGGTGAATATAGTTCTGGAGGCACTGAAGACACCGAGGAGGAAGTGCCCCGACCAGTGGGGCGTGATAGGGCAAAGGCGGCTGCGCGAAAGACAAAGAcgaaggggaaagggaaggaagcCACGAGCAGCGAATCAACAAGTGAAGCATTCAAAATGAAGAACTTGTGGGGTGGATTAGTGAAGGCCAAGCTTTTGAAGCAATGGAACATCCTAAAGGGCCGATCAACCAGAGATATGGACCCGGCTGAAAGACGTACCCATGGCAGGGCCGTAAAGATGGTCGAAAAAGAACTTGGTCTGCTAGATGACGAAGAAGAGGAACCGGAAGCGGAACGTGAAGAGGAGGAAGATGAGGATGAGATCGAGGAGTCCGATTAG
- the LOC100284408 gene encoding nuclear transcription factor Y subunit A-10 produces MNLQQEHLLFSVSRPASRPSAATTTGFQDHGLGGFQVIATDGGAGPAAPWWAAAAPQGCAAAKFPIGSPPSGGDPDLRRHELRFVHDHESSSAPAGGASSAAMAAHPELLLLDRYQYHHHGRFDLTVGQSMVLNNDSAIAGHQIYGATAYYHPFYGAQALHGRVLLPPAIAADEPVYVNAKQFNGILRRRLARAKRAAATDRRVSGSRKPYLHESRHLHALRRARGTGGRFLNTRSRDGDPEAGSAGKAARLQEEDRQADAVFLSSLASMAGGDATRWPSAPSRGRGCCDLLKA; encoded by the exons ATGAACTTGCAGCAGGAACACCTGTTGTTCTCGGTCTCCCGGCCTGCTTCCAGGCCGTCGGCGGCAACGACGACGGGCTTCCAGGACCACGGGCTCGGCGGCTTCCAGGTGATCGCCACCGACGGCGGCGCcggcccggccgcgccctggtgGGCCGCCGCCGCTCCCCAGGGGTGCGCTGCGGCCAAGTTCCCGATCGGCTCACCGCCCTCAG GCGGCGATCCAGACCTTCGGCGGCACGAGCTGAGGTTCGTCCACGACCACGAGTCGTCGTCTGCGCCCGCCGGTGGGGCATCATCAGCCGCCATGGCCGCGCACCCGGAGCTGCTGCTGCTGGACAGGTACCAGTACCACCACCATGGCCGCTTCGACCTGACCGTTGGGCAATCCATG GTGCTTAACAACGACAGCGCCATTGCTGGCCATCAGATCTATGGCGCCACTGCGTACTATCATCCCTTCTACGGAGCCCAAGCTCTG CACGGGAGGGTGCTCCTGCCGCCGGCGATCGCGGCCGACGAGCCGGTCTACGTGAACGCCAAGCAGTTCAACGGCATCCTCCGGCGGCGCCTGGCGCGCGCCAAGCGGGCGGCCGCCACGGACCGCCGGGTCTCCGGGAGCCGCAAGCCGTACCTCCACGAGTCACGGCACCTGCACGCGCTGCGCCGGGCGCGGGGCACCGGCGGCCGCTTCCTCAACACCCGGAGCCGCGACGGCGACCCCGAGGCCGGCAGCGCGGGGAAGGCGGCGAGGCTGCAGGAGGAGGACCGGCAGGCGGACGCCGTGTTCCTCTCGTCGTTGGCGAGCATGGCGGGCGGCGATGCCACCCGGTGGCCCAGCGCGCCGTCGCGGGGGCGGGGCTGCTGCGACCTGCTCAAGGCGTGA
- the LOC100282974 gene encoding uncharacterized protein LOC100282974: protein MASTAVKLIDIAVNFTDGMFKGIYHGKQCHAADIPAVLARAWAAGVDRIIVTGGSLKESREALQIAETDGRLFCTVGVHPTRCGEFEESGDPEGHFQALLALAKEGLDKGKVVAVGECGLDYDRLQFCPADMQKKYFEKQFELAEAVKLPMFLHMRAAGEDFCEIMTRNLHRFPGGVTHSFTDSAEDRDMLLSFEKMFIGVNGCSLKTNENLEVLRGIPVERLMIETDSPYCDIRNTHAGSQYVKSVWPSKKKEKYEPDSTVKGRNEPCLVRQVLEVVAGSKGISDIEGLSRTLYHNTCRLFFPQDLDASANAQLESGTAVQDC from the exons ATGGCGTCCACCGCCGTCAAGCTCATCG ACATCGCAGTCAACTTCACAG ATGGCATGTTCAAGGGCATCTACCACGGCAAGCAGTGCCACGCCGCCGACATCCCGGCCGTACTCGCGCGCGCGTGGGCTGCAGGCGTCGATCGCATCATT GTCACCGGAGGCTCCCTGAAAGAGTCCAGAGAGGCATTGCAGATCGCCGAGACCGACG GGAGACTGTTCTGCACTGTGGGAGTGCACCCAACAAGATGCGGG GAATTCGAGGAGAGTGGAGATCCCGAGGGTCATTTTCAGGCACTGCTGGCTCTAGCGAAGGAGGGTTTAGATAAAGGCAAG GTCGTTGCTGTTGGTGAATGTGGTTTGGATTATGACAGACTTCAGTTCTGTCCGGCAGATATGCAAAAGAA GTACTTCGAGAAACAATTTGAGTTGGCTGAAGCAGTAAAACTGCCCATGTTTCTTCACATGCGTGCTGCTGGTGAAGACTTCTGTGAAATCATGACACGGAATTTGCACAG ATTCCCTGGTGGGGTTACACATTCCTTCACTGACTCAGCAGAAGATCGGGACATGCTACTTTCTTTTGAGAAGATGTTTATAG GTGTTAATGGTTGCTCTCTGAAAACTAACGAAAATCTTGAGGTTCTACGAGGCATTCCTGTCGAGAGGTTGATGATAGAAACAGATTCTCCATATTGTGACATAAGAAATACTCATGCTGGAAGCCAGTATGTAAAATCTGTCTGGCCAtctaagaagaaagaaaagtatgAGCCAGATTCAACAGTAAAAGGTCGCAATGAGCCTTGTTTAGTTAG GCAAGTTCTTGAGGTAGTGGCTGGAAGCAAAGGAATTTCTGACATAGAAGGCCTGAGTAGAACTCTGTACCACAACACATGCAG GCTCTTCTTTCCTCAAGATCTTGACGCTTCTGCTAATGCGCAGCTTGAGAGTGGTACTGCCGTCCAGGATTGCTGA